A window of Microcystis aeruginosa FD4 contains these coding sequences:
- the pyrF gene encoding orotidine-5'-phosphate decarboxylase yields the protein MTNSDRIIVPLDVPDLESAIAMLDLLPEVNFWKVGLELFVSSGAEILAILQERQKKSFLDLKFHDIPNTVAGACRSASRYQVDLLTLHATAGRQALAAAKGAISDLLSPPKLLAITVLTSLNAKELALDLKIPLELSEYALNLALLAKESGIDGAVCSPQEVAQLRRVCGEDFLLVCPGVRPSWSTKGDQSRVMTPAQALKAGADYLVIGRPITGAEEPKVAWAKICQELADI from the coding sequence ATGACCAACTCAGACCGAATTATTGTTCCTCTCGATGTGCCGGATTTAGAATCAGCGATCGCAATGCTCGATCTGTTGCCGGAAGTCAATTTTTGGAAAGTGGGACTAGAATTATTTGTCAGTAGCGGTGCAGAAATTCTGGCGATTCTGCAAGAAAGACAAAAAAAGAGCTTTCTCGATCTCAAATTTCATGATATTCCCAATACGGTCGCCGGGGCCTGTCGTTCAGCTAGTCGCTATCAAGTGGATTTACTCACCCTGCACGCAACGGCCGGACGGCAAGCGCTGGCGGCGGCGAAAGGGGCCATCTCTGACCTGCTATCACCGCCAAAACTTCTCGCTATCACCGTTTTAACCAGCCTTAACGCCAAGGAATTAGCCCTCGACCTCAAAATTCCCCTAGAACTATCGGAATATGCCTTAAATCTGGCATTATTGGCTAAGGAATCGGGAATTGATGGGGCGGTTTGTTCTCCCCAAGAAGTGGCGCAATTGCGGCGCGTCTGTGGAGAGGATTTTCTCTTAGTTTGCCCCGGAGTTCGTCCCTCCTGGTCAACGAAAGGGGATCAAAGTCGGGTGATGACTCCGGCCCAAGCGCTTAAAGCTGGGGCTGATTATCTAGTAATTGGACGACCGATCACCGGTGCCGAGGAGCCAAAGGTAGCATGGGCAAAAATTTGTCAAGAATTAGCCGATATTTAG
- a CDS encoding M20 family metallopeptidase, whose amino-acid sequence MLSEIKNIAESLAPRLVEIRRHIHANPELSGQEYQTAAYIAGVLSSCGLSVQEAVGKTGVKGELAGKGSDRRLLAIRADMDALPIQERTDLDFASRKPGIMHACGHDVHATVGLGVAMVLSRLSEPLPGKIRFLFQPAEEIAQGASWMIREGVMRDVSAVFGLHVFPSIPARSIGVRYGALTAAADDLEIFIQGESGHGARPHEAIDAIWIASQVITTLQQAISRTQNPLRPIVLTIGQISGGRAPNVIADQVRMAGTVRSLHPETHAHLPEWIESLVTNVCSTYNAKCQVNYRRGVPSVQNDQFLTRLVEEAGLEAWGQDRVLILSEPSLGAEDFSLYLQQAPGTMFRLGVGSPHLLNPPLHHPEFLVDESAILTGVITLAYAAYKYWQRED is encoded by the coding sequence ATGCTCTCCGAGATTAAAAACATAGCCGAGAGTCTCGCACCCCGATTAGTGGAGATTCGCCGCCACATTCACGCGAATCCAGAGTTAAGCGGGCAAGAATATCAAACTGCCGCCTATATTGCCGGAGTTTTGTCTTCCTGTGGTCTATCGGTGCAGGAAGCGGTGGGAAAAACGGGAGTTAAGGGAGAATTGGCGGGAAAAGGCAGTGATCGAAGGCTTTTAGCTATCCGGGCCGATATGGATGCCCTACCAATCCAAGAAAGAACCGATTTAGACTTTGCTTCCCGTAAACCGGGGATTATGCACGCCTGCGGTCACGATGTTCATGCTACCGTCGGTTTAGGGGTGGCGATGGTGCTTTCCCGTCTCTCGGAACCTTTGCCAGGAAAAATACGCTTTCTCTTTCAACCGGCAGAGGAAATCGCCCAGGGGGCCAGTTGGATGATCCGGGAGGGGGTGATGCGGGATGTCAGCGCCGTTTTCGGGCTGCACGTTTTCCCCTCGATTCCGGCCCGATCGATCGGGGTTCGTTACGGGGCCTTAACCGCAGCTGCCGACGATCTGGAGATTTTTATTCAAGGGGAATCCGGCCACGGGGCCCGGCCTCACGAGGCGATCGATGCTATCTGGATCGCCTCGCAAGTAATCACCACCTTGCAACAGGCCATTAGTCGGACTCAAAACCCTTTGCGTCCCATTGTCCTTACCATCGGCCAGATTAGCGGTGGTCGCGCCCCCAACGTCATCGCCGATCAGGTACGCATGGCAGGAACCGTGCGATCGCTGCACCCAGAAACCCACGCCCATCTCCCGGAATGGATCGAGAGTTTGGTCACGAATGTCTGTAGCACATATAACGCTAAATGTCAAGTAAATTATCGTCGGGGGGTGCCATCGGTGCAAAATGACCAATTTTTAACCCGGTTAGTCGAAGAAGCTGGTTTAGAAGCTTGGGGACAGGATCGGGTTTTAATTCTCTCGGAACCCTCCCTGGGGGCCGAGGATTTTTCTCTTTATTTGCAACAGGCCCCCGGTACAATGTTCCGTCTAGGAGTGGGTTCTCCTCACCTCCTCAATCCCCCCCTTCACCATCCGGAATTTTTAGTGGATGAGTCGGCAATTCTCACGGGAGTGATTACTTTAGCCTACGCAGCCTATAAATATTGGCAAAGGGAAGATTAA
- the prmC gene encoding peptide chain release factor N(5)-glutamine methyltransferase: MSASISGQELSQWRQQAIADLEQAQLSAKEVDIFLQAVTDLDTLSLRLQSFREREKIPLSYSWSEITKRWQKRLQARVPLQYLLESVVWRNFTLKVSPEVLIPRPETELLIDIVGETVRGDDGGIWVDLGTGSGAIAIGLASILTKAAIYAIDYSQTALAIAKENIINTGFADRIILKQGSWWTPLEKWKGQISGMVSNPPYIPSAEILDLQIEVREHEPRLALDGGEDGLTALRYLVATAPDYLRSGGLWLVEMRAGQGEKVAQMLENQGNYRQIQIINDLAGFDRFVLAERI, from the coding sequence GTGTCTGCTAGTATTTCCGGTCAAGAATTAAGTCAATGGCGCCAACAGGCGATCGCTGATTTAGAGCAAGCGCAACTATCTGCCAAGGAAGTGGATATCTTTCTGCAAGCAGTGACAGATTTAGATACTCTTTCCCTGCGCTTACAATCCTTTCGCGAACGAGAAAAAATCCCTTTGAGTTATTCTTGGTCGGAAATTACTAAACGCTGGCAAAAACGCCTTCAAGCAAGGGTTCCCTTGCAGTATTTGCTCGAATCGGTGGTCTGGCGTAATTTTACCCTGAAAGTCTCCCCAGAAGTCTTAATTCCTCGTCCCGAAACCGAGTTATTAATCGATATTGTTGGAGAAACCGTCAGAGGAGACGACGGGGGAATCTGGGTAGATCTGGGAACCGGTAGCGGTGCGATCGCTATTGGTTTAGCTAGTATCTTGACAAAAGCAGCAATATATGCCATTGATTACAGTCAAACGGCTTTAGCGATCGCCAAAGAAAATATCATCAATACCGGTTTTGCCGACAGAATTATCTTAAAACAGGGTTCTTGGTGGACACCCCTAGAGAAGTGGAAAGGACAGATTAGCGGGATGGTGTCCAATCCTCCCTATATCCCCAGTGCAGAAATCCTCGACCTACAAATTGAAGTGCGGGAACATGAACCCCGTTTGGCCCTCGATGGAGGTGAAGACGGATTGACTGCGCTGCGCTATCTAGTGGCCACTGCACCCGATTATCTGCGATCGGGAGGCCTTTGGCTAGTGGAAATGAGAGCCGGTCAAGGGGAAAAAGTAGCGCAAATGCTAGAAAATCAGGGCAATTATCGACAAATTCAGATTATTAACGACCTAGCCGGTTTCGATCGCTTTGTTTTGGCCGAGCGAATTTAG
- a CDS encoding Tic22 family protein, whose product MKSLIRWTATLGLVGTTMLTSLLGSYSKALALPEEQIVKTLQSVPVFAIADDQGVPLIAVGEKEQKFTGVFISQQDAQNFFERLKKENPEVASKVKVQAVSLAQVYKMQTSQTDQNRLIIDFVPKESEVESAKKLLSERGQQYQGGVPLFVPKAGKESNFLVVNRNNQDFIPFFFEKAAALQMVEQYKKANPAEAATVKIDVIPLESVIATLQQSNDEALTKILLYPSQETINFIRANSNQNAPNQPPANQPRPNNNTNNRPAPNR is encoded by the coding sequence ATGAAATCTCTCATTCGTTGGACGGCAACTCTTGGGTTAGTGGGAACGACAATGTTGACTTCGCTGCTGGGCAGCTATTCTAAAGCACTCGCTTTACCGGAAGAACAAATCGTCAAAACCTTGCAGTCTGTACCTGTCTTCGCTATTGCCGACGATCAAGGAGTTCCCCTAATTGCCGTAGGAGAAAAAGAACAGAAATTCACGGGAGTTTTTATCAGTCAGCAGGACGCACAAAACTTTTTTGAACGCCTGAAAAAAGAGAATCCTGAAGTGGCCAGCAAAGTTAAAGTTCAGGCTGTTTCTTTGGCACAAGTCTATAAAATGCAAACCAGTCAAACCGATCAAAATCGTTTAATTATCGATTTTGTTCCCAAAGAGTCGGAAGTAGAATCGGCGAAAAAACTGCTCAGTGAAAGAGGTCAACAATATCAAGGTGGTGTACCTTTATTTGTGCCGAAAGCAGGAAAAGAGAGTAATTTTCTGGTGGTCAATCGCAATAATCAGGATTTTATTCCTTTCTTCTTTGAAAAAGCCGCCGCTTTGCAAATGGTAGAACAATACAAAAAAGCTAATCCCGCAGAAGCAGCCACGGTGAAAATTGATGTTATTCCCTTAGAAAGTGTCATCGCAACTCTGCAACAAAGTAACGATGAAGCTTTAACTAAAATTCTTCTCTATCCTAGCCAAGAAACGATTAATTTTATTCGGGCAAATAGCAACCAAAATGCTCCCAACCAACCCCCAGCAAATCAGCCACGCCCTAATAATAATACCAATAATCGCCCCGCCCCCAATCGTTAA
- a CDS encoding MEKHLA domain-containing protein: MEIWQDSAIIAWTELLLDSYERLIGRSLLPRIGTGKEQSKMLFYAPFVLVSHGTQTNPIFNYGNRTALDLWGLTWPELLATPSRATVEGDEIAQERQKMLDLVKKQGYINDYHGVRITKNGQLFRIEKAIVWNIIHRDGIYCGQAATFADWIFL; this comes from the coding sequence ATGGAAATTTGGCAAGATTCAGCTATTATAGCTTGGACAGAATTGCTGCTGGATAGTTATGAACGGTTAATCGGGCGATCGCTTTTACCCCGGATCGGTACTGGCAAAGAACAGAGTAAAATGCTCTTTTATGCCCCTTTTGTCCTAGTTTCCCACGGTACGCAAACTAATCCGATCTTTAATTATGGTAATCGCACCGCCCTCGATCTCTGGGGTTTAACTTGGCCAGAATTATTAGCAACTCCTTCGCGAGCGACGGTAGAGGGAGATGAAATCGCCCAAGAACGCCAAAAAATGCTGGATTTAGTCAAAAAACAGGGCTATATCAACGATTATCACGGCGTAAGGATCACGAAAAACGGTCAACTATTTCGCATTGAAAAAGCGATCGTTTGGAATATCATCCATCGTGATGGCATTTATTGCGGACAGGCTGCCACTTTTGCCGATTGGATTTTTCTCTGA
- the queF gene encoding preQ(1) synthase, translating to MVQSSEKIEVKYGEREIAEGTLITFPNPRPGRNYDIQITLPEYTCKCPFSGYPDFATIYLSYVPDQKVMELKAIKLYINSYRDRYISHEEAINQILDDLVAACEPLQMKVKGDFHPRGNVHTVVEVMYKKE from the coding sequence ATGGTTCAGTCTTCCGAAAAAATTGAAGTTAAGTACGGGGAAAGAGAAATTGCCGAAGGAACATTAATTACTTTCCCCAATCCACGTCCGGGCAGAAATTACGATATTCAGATCACTCTGCCGGAATATACCTGTAAGTGTCCCTTTTCCGGTTATCCCGATTTTGCCACTATTTATCTTAGCTACGTTCCCGATCAAAAGGTGATGGAATTAAAGGCGATTAAACTTTATATTAATAGTTATCGCGATCGTTATATTTCCCACGAAGAAGCAATTAACCAAATTTTAGATGATTTGGTAGCGGCTTGCGAACCCTTGCAGATGAAAGTTAAGGGGGATTTTCATCCCAGAGGTAACGTACATACCGTGGTGGAGGTGATGTATAAAAAAGAATAG
- a CDS encoding MFS transporter, with the protein MAHLTAERLNLTTKIAYGAGDLGPAITANISVFYLLFFLTDVAGLSAGLAGSVLMVVRIFDAINDPIIGMWSDRTRTIWGRRLPWMLLGSIPFGISYFLLWLIPTNNQLWLFLYYIFIGIIFNLTYTVVNLPYQALTPELTHDYNERTRLNSFRFAFSIGGSILSLILYILVSSSYANDLHQAFLLLGIVCALMSIIAVICCALVLQERGAKAILNSPQKKVLAIACIVIGALALVYGLGKIGVNPRDFIAISTILLGIEGIVSGLTLYYGKTENHLKDSAAIKQREAANNTETIPLKEQLKIVFGNRPFLYVIGIYLCAWLGVQLTASILVYYVVSYMRLSEAASGLVALAVQGTALVMLFFWQAVSQKLDKKIVYFLGMTFWIIAQIGLFLLQPGQIILMYALAVLAGFGVSVAYLIPWSMVPDVIELDELETGKRREGIFYAFMVLLQKIGLALGLFLVGIALETSGFKPRIPGEAIPLQPDSALIAIRLAIAPLPAFFLIISLILAYFYPITRQVHAEILDRLAARRQEEK; encoded by the coding sequence ATGGCTCATTTAACTGCTGAAAGACTCAATTTAACCACAAAAATCGCCTATGGCGCGGGGGATTTGGGACCGGCTATCACTGCCAATATCTCGGTATTTTACCTGCTATTTTTCCTCACTGATGTGGCAGGATTATCGGCAGGATTAGCGGGTAGTGTGCTGATGGTGGTGAGAATTTTCGACGCTATTAACGATCCGATCATCGGTATGTGGAGCGATCGAACTCGTACTATCTGGGGTCGTCGCTTACCATGGATGTTATTGGGGTCAATTCCCTTCGGAATTAGCTATTTTTTACTGTGGTTAATCCCGACTAATAACCAATTATGGTTATTTTTATATTATATTTTTATCGGCATTATCTTTAATTTAACCTATACAGTAGTCAATCTTCCCTACCAGGCACTCACCCCTGAATTAACCCATGATTATAACGAGAGAACCCGCTTAAATAGTTTTCGTTTTGCCTTTTCTATCGGGGGCAGCATTCTCTCATTAATTCTCTATATTCTCGTCTCATCGTCCTATGCCAATGATCTCCATCAAGCTTTTTTATTGTTAGGTATAGTTTGTGCTTTAATGTCGATTATAGCAGTTATTTGTTGTGCTTTGGTTTTGCAAGAACGAGGAGCAAAAGCGATTCTCAATTCTCCCCAGAAAAAAGTTTTGGCAATTGCTTGTATAGTTATCGGTGCGCTTGCCTTGGTCTATGGACTAGGAAAAATTGGGGTAAATCCGAGGGACTTTATCGCTATTTCCACAATTTTATTAGGAATAGAAGGGATAGTTTCGGGGTTAACCCTTTACTATGGCAAAACTGAAAATCATCTCAAGGATAGCGCAGCAATTAAACAGAGAGAAGCGGCTAATAATACCGAAACTATTCCCCTGAAAGAACAATTAAAAATAGTTTTTGGTAATCGTCCCTTTTTATACGTTATTGGCATCTATCTTTGTGCTTGGTTAGGAGTACAATTAACCGCCTCGATTTTGGTTTACTACGTCGTCAGCTACATGAGACTATCGGAAGCAGCATCGGGTTTAGTCGCTTTAGCAGTACAGGGAACAGCTTTAGTGATGTTATTTTTCTGGCAAGCAGTTAGTCAGAAATTAGACAAAAAGATAGTCTATTTTTTAGGGATGACATTCTGGATTATTGCCCAAATTGGTTTATTTTTGCTCCAACCAGGACAGATAATTTTAATGTATGCTTTGGCGGTTTTGGCGGGATTTGGCGTATCTGTGGCCTATTTAATTCCTTGGTCAATGGTTCCTGATGTGATTGAATTAGACGAATTAGAAACAGGAAAACGTCGAGAAGGTATTTTTTATGCTTTCATGGTACTTCTGCAAAAAATTGGTTTAGCTTTGGGGTTATTTCTTGTCGGTATTGCCCTAGAAACATCGGGTTTTAAACCGAGAATCCCAGGAGAAGCAATTCCCCTGCAGCCAGATAGTGCTTTAATAGCAATTCGCCTAGCAATTGCCCCTTTACCAGCATTTTTCCTGATCATTAGCTTAATCCTTGCCTATTTTTATCCAATTACTCGCCAAGTTCACGCCGAAATTTTAGATCGATTAGCAGCCAGAAGACAAGAAGAAAAGTAA
- a CDS encoding glycosyltransferase family 4 protein, which translates to MMAHIFLFLEIFSQEGGIQSYIKDVLQAYLTLPDSEAAEVFLLRDAPDCPNPFKNQGITFHYLKNNSATLGRIQLALKFLVSLLRKRPQRVFCGHINLAPLTRLYCQALDIPYTVLTYGNEVWEPLPNSQKRALQAAASIWTISRYTRDLMCEANAIDPKKVAILPCVVDEEKFNLGEKSLTLIKKYDMENAKVLLTVARLWSGDIHKGVDVTIRALPTILETYPEVKYLVIGRGDDRPRLEALTKQLGVDKQVIFAGFVPTEELADHYRLADAYVMPSREGFGIVYLEAMASGIPVISGDEDGSAEPLQDGLVGWRVPYRDAEKVAKACLEILLGQDQCCHPQWLRQQTLTKFGKKTLRAKLEQLI; encoded by the coding sequence ATGATGGCTCATATCTTCCTATTTTTAGAGATTTTTTCCCAAGAAGGCGGTATTCAATCATATATCAAGGATGTCCTGCAAGCTTATCTCACTTTGCCCGATTCCGAGGCGGCCGAGGTTTTTTTACTGCGGGATGCCCCTGATTGTCCTAATCCTTTCAAAAATCAAGGTATTACCTTTCATTACCTGAAAAATAACTCAGCAACTCTCGGACGCATCCAATTAGCCCTTAAGTTTTTAGTTTCTCTCCTCCGGAAACGTCCCCAACGGGTTTTTTGTGGTCATATAAATTTAGCCCCCCTCACCCGTCTTTACTGTCAAGCTTTAGACATACCCTACACCGTCCTCACCTACGGCAATGAAGTCTGGGAACCTTTACCAAATTCGCAAAAACGGGCCCTGCAAGCGGCCGCATCGATCTGGACAATTAGCCGTTACACTCGCGATCTTATGTGTGAGGCTAACGCTATTGATCCCAAAAAAGTAGCAATTCTCCCCTGTGTGGTGGATGAAGAAAAGTTTAATTTAGGCGAAAAGTCCTTGACATTAATCAAAAAATATGATATGGAAAATGCCAAAGTTTTATTAACAGTGGCCCGGTTGTGGTCGGGGGATATCCATAAAGGGGTAGATGTGACCATTCGGGCCCTGCCGACAATTCTAGAGACTTATCCCGAGGTAAAATATCTAGTTATCGGACGAGGAGACGATCGCCCCAGATTAGAAGCTTTAACCAAGCAGTTAGGAGTGGATAAACAGGTAATTTTCGCGGGTTTTGTCCCCACAGAGGAATTAGCCGACCATTATCGTTTAGCCGATGCTTACGTTATGCCCTCCCGGGAAGGATTCGGGATTGTGTACCTAGAGGCCATGGCCTCTGGTATTCCCGTGATTTCTGGAGATGAGGACGGTTCAGCAGAACCGCTGCAGGATGGTTTGGTGGGGTGGCGGGTTCCCTATCGAGATGCCGAAAAAGTGGCTAAAGCTTGTTTAGAAATTTTGCTAGGTCAGGATCAATGTTGTCACCCGCAATGGTTGCGTCAACAAACTCTAACTAAATTCGGCAAAAAGACTTTACGAGCAAAATTAGAGCAGTTAATCTAA
- the mtnA gene encoding S-methyl-5-thioribose-1-phosphate isomerase, whose protein sequence is MTTTTYESNSIYPVRWHDNKVWLIDQTRLPMDYEEVEITSSEAMARAIETMIVRGAPAIGVAAAYGMVLGAQEITTDQKEEFLADLTRIADRLAQTRPTAVNLFWAIERMLKVARESGPEVAIITKNLLETAQNIQREDVETCRAIGHHGLLALPNHPEKLTILTHCNTGSLATAGYGTALGVIRSAWTAGRLIQVYADETRPRLQGAKLTAWECVREGIPVTVITDSMAAHCMQQKLIDAVIVGADRIAANGDTANKIGTYSLAVVAKAHNLPFYVAAPLSTVDFSLQDGTGIPIEQRDRAEIYQVGTTTLCPRDVNFYNPAFDVTPAALITAIITEKGAVTPAELIFLQDS, encoded by the coding sequence ATGACCACAACCACTTACGAGAGTAACTCAATCTATCCCGTGCGTTGGCACGATAACAAAGTCTGGCTGATCGATCAAACCCGTTTACCCATGGACTATGAGGAAGTTGAGATCACCAGCAGTGAAGCCATGGCCCGGGCGATCGAAACGATGATTGTGCGCGGCGCTCCGGCGATCGGGGTAGCGGCTGCCTATGGTATGGTTTTAGGAGCGCAGGAAATTACCACCGACCAGAAAGAGGAATTTCTGGCTGATTTAACTAGAATAGCTGATCGATTAGCGCAAACCCGGCCGACGGCGGTGAATTTATTCTGGGCGATCGAGCGAATGTTAAAAGTGGCCAGGGAAAGTGGACCTGAAGTGGCAATAATTACCAAAAATCTCCTTGAAACTGCCCAAAATATCCAAAGAGAAGACGTGGAAACCTGTCGGGCGATCGGTCATCATGGTCTATTGGCGCTGCCGAATCACCCTGAAAAACTGACAATTTTAACCCACTGTAATACTGGTTCCCTGGCCACGGCCGGTTATGGTACTGCTTTAGGGGTAATTCGTTCCGCTTGGACGGCAGGGAGATTAATACAAGTGTATGCAGACGAAACCCGGCCGCGGCTGCAAGGGGCAAAATTAACCGCCTGGGAATGTGTGCGGGAGGGAATCCCCGTCACCGTGATCACCGATAGTATGGCGGCCCACTGTATGCAGCAAAAACTGATCGATGCGGTGATCGTTGGGGCCGATCGCATTGCGGCCAATGGGGACACGGCCAACAAAATCGGCACCTATTCCCTCGCAGTGGTGGCAAAAGCTCATAATCTGCCTTTTTATGTGGCCGCGCCTCTATCGACGGTGGATTTTTCCCTTCAGGATGGTACGGGGATACCGATCGAACAGCGCGATCGTGCCGAAATTTATCAGGTGGGGACGACTACCCTTTGCCCTAGAGATGTTAACTTTTATAACCCCGCCTTCGATGTTACTCCGGCCGCTTTAATCACCGCTATCATTACCGAAAAAGGAGCGGTAACGCCGGCTGAATTAATTTTTTTACAGGACTCCTAG